A part of Pectinatus sottacetonis genomic DNA contains:
- the hfq gene encoding RNA chaperone Hfq has translation MFVKAINLQDAFLNQARKENISVTIYLVNGFQLRGNVTGFDNFTVILDSNGKQQLVYKHAISTITPAHTLTMAAASEKKIVD, from the coding sequence ATTTTTGTGAAGGCTATTAATCTGCAAGATGCTTTTTTAAATCAGGCACGTAAAGAAAATATAAGTGTTACCATTTATCTTGTAAATGGGTTTCAATTACGCGGTAATGTTACAGGGTTTGATAACTTCACGGTTATTTTAGACAGTAATGGAAAACAACAGCTGGTATATAAACATGCTATATCAACAATTACTCCAGCACATACTTTGACAATGGCCGCTGCGAGCGAGAAGAAAATTGTTGATTAA
- the miaA gene encoding tRNA (adenosine(37)-N6)-dimethylallyltransferase MiaA, producing the protein MTKILNLSNNRYKEKVVIILGPTAVGKTELSLKLAQNLKAEIISGDSMLVYKNFNIGTAKPVPEELTRVRHHLVNILSPEESFDVTKFCTRAKIIITELNKKNIIPVIAGGTGLYIKSLVEGYQFNTAPEDPEYRSYLETIAKKYGREYVLNLLKKVDPETAQRLHINNFRRIIRALEVYKYNKDKISHKKSFTNNELLYDAAVIGLNRNRDNLYARINERVDLMIKDGWVNEVASLLKGGVHPSCHAMQAIGYRQLTTYLEHKITLPEAIDDIKKATRHFAKRQLTWYKKMPYIKWFEVDKISSELLWKKVYEFIIKKFEDK; encoded by the coding sequence ATGACAAAAATCCTCAATTTATCAAATAACAGATACAAAGAAAAAGTTGTTATTATACTTGGCCCAACAGCAGTAGGAAAAACTGAATTAAGTTTAAAATTGGCACAAAATTTAAAGGCAGAAATAATTTCAGGTGATTCTATGCTGGTGTACAAAAATTTTAATATTGGAACAGCAAAACCAGTTCCAGAAGAACTTACACGTGTAAGACACCATTTAGTTAATATATTATCGCCGGAAGAATCGTTTGATGTGACTAAATTTTGTACTAGAGCCAAAATTATAATAACTGAATTAAATAAAAAAAATATTATTCCTGTGATTGCTGGCGGTACAGGTCTTTATATAAAATCACTAGTAGAAGGATATCAGTTTAATACAGCTCCAGAAGATCCTGAATATCGATCATATCTGGAAACTATAGCGAAAAAATATGGTCGAGAATATGTATTAAATTTATTAAAAAAAGTAGATCCTGAAACAGCACAGCGATTGCATATTAATAACTTTCGCAGAATAATACGTGCGCTGGAAGTATATAAATACAATAAAGATAAAATTTCCCATAAAAAATCATTCACCAATAATGAGTTATTGTATGATGCTGCAGTTATTGGCTTGAACCGCAACCGTGATAATCTATACGCGCGTATTAATGAACGCGTGGATTTAATGATAAAGGATGGTTGGGTAAATGAAGTGGCATCTTTACTGAAAGGCGGTGTACATCCTTCTTGTCATGCGATGCAGGCAATAGGCTATCGTCAGCTTACCACTTACTTAGAACATAAAATTACTTTGCCGGAAGCTATTGATGATATAAAAAAAGCTACACGGCATTTTGCTAAAAGACAGCTTACCTGGTATAAAAAAATGCCTTATATCAAATGGTTTGAAGTTGATAAAATCTCATCAGAACTATTATGGAAAAAAGTCTATGAATTTATAATAAAAAAATTTGAAGATAAATAG
- a CDS encoding metal-dependent hydrolase, with product MIKFNFYGHSCFSLNTGKEIILVDPFFKENPLTDIKPKEISCDYILVSHAHFDHLGDAELIAKKNGAVIVAIPEVLALCSSIKKVQPMNIGGSLSFSFGWIRMTMAIHSSGVAGGLACGFVIKFKNGPTVYYSGDTALFSDMQIIGAKERIDYAILPIGDNFTMGNEDAARAVQFLKAHNVIPVHYNTWPVIKQDPKIFKQTAESIAAVKVHIVKPGESLDLSK from the coding sequence ATGATTAAATTTAATTTTTATGGACATTCTTGTTTTTCTTTAAATACAGGTAAAGAAATTATTCTAGTAGATCCCTTTTTCAAGGAAAATCCCTTGACAGATATAAAACCAAAGGAAATTTCCTGTGATTATATACTTGTCAGTCATGCCCATTTTGATCATTTAGGAGATGCTGAACTTATTGCTAAAAAAAATGGGGCTGTAATTGTAGCAATTCCTGAAGTCCTAGCTTTATGCAGTAGTATAAAGAAAGTACAACCGATGAATATTGGCGGATCATTAAGTTTTTCCTTTGGCTGGATCAGAATGACTATGGCAATTCATAGCAGTGGTGTTGCCGGAGGTCTTGCCTGTGGCTTCGTAATAAAATTTAAAAACGGGCCTACAGTTTATTATTCAGGTGATACTGCTCTTTTTTCCGACATGCAGATTATAGGTGCAAAAGAACGGATAGATTATGCTATTTTGCCTATTGGTGACAATTTCACGATGGGCAATGAAGACGCTGCTCGTGCAGTTCAGTTTTTAAAAGCGCATAATGTTATTCCTGTTCATTATAACACATGGCCGGTAATAAAACAGGACCCCAAAATTTTCAAGCAGACAGCAGAAAGTATTGCTGCTGTTAAAGTTCATATAGTAAAACCAGGTGAATCATTGGATTTAAGTAAATAA
- a CDS encoding thiamine diphosphokinase, producing MSYKIFLPQLAVTLHKDREITTKILLITGGRTPDTAWLKRTANQRIIYCADHGLDICIDAGLIPDYILGDGDSVDSLNWQWAESIGIPVDKYPSAKNFTDTQLALEQINQKYPQSDIIITGMFGGRFDHLYSSIFSAAAVLTESNVICAADDKEILIYLKAESAVLKCEKIPESISLLPLEEKCHDVSINNVKWPLDKVILKQKTPYAISNVLKNDNKIKVKTGRGILGVYFYWPNN from the coding sequence ATGTCTTACAAAATATTTTTACCCCAGCTGGCTGTAACTTTACATAAGGATAGGGAAATAACCACAAAAATTTTACTCATTACAGGTGGTCGAACCCCTGATACCGCATGGCTTAAAAGAACTGCTAATCAAAGGATTATCTATTGTGCCGATCACGGTCTTGATATATGCATTGATGCAGGGTTGATCCCTGATTATATATTAGGTGATGGTGACAGTGTCGATAGTTTAAATTGGCAATGGGCAGAATCTATAGGCATTCCTGTAGATAAATATCCCTCTGCCAAAAATTTTACTGATACACAGTTGGCACTTGAGCAAATAAATCAAAAATATCCACAGTCAGATATTATCATCACCGGAATGTTTGGCGGTCGATTTGATCATTTATATAGTAGTATTTTTTCTGCAGCAGCAGTTTTGACCGAAAGTAATGTTATCTGCGCTGCTGATGATAAAGAAATACTTATTTACCTCAAAGCAGAATCAGCTGTTTTAAAATGTGAGAAAATACCGGAAAGCATTTCTTTACTACCCTTAGAAGAGAAGTGTCACGATGTCAGTATAAATAATGTCAAATGGCCTTTAGACAAAGTTATTTTGAAACAAAAAACACCTTACGCAATAAGCAATGTTCTAAAAAATGACAATAAAATAAAAGTAAAAACAGGACGAGGCATACTAGGTGTATATTTTTACTGGCCTAACAATTGA
- a CDS encoding motility associated factor glycosyltransferase family protein — MTESNVICAADDKEILIYLKAESAVLKCEKIPESISLLPLEEKCHDVSINNVKWPLDKVILKQKTLTQ; from the coding sequence TTGACCGAAAGTAATGTTATCTGCGCTGCTGATGATAAAGAAATACTTATTTACCTCAAAGCAGAATCAGCTGTTTTAAAATGTGAGAAAATACCGGAAAGCATTTCTTTACTACCCTTAGAAGAGAAGTGTCACGATGTCAGTATAAATAATGTCAAATGGCCTTTAGACAAAGTTATTTTGAAACAAAAAACCCTTACGCAATAA
- a CDS encoding motility associated factor glycosyltransferase family protein produces the protein MSYKIFLPQLAVTLHKDREITTKILLITGGRTPDTAWLKRTANQRIIYCADHGLDICIDAGLIPDYILGDGDSVDSLNWQWAESIGIPVDKYPSAKNLLIHTQLALEQINQKYPQSDIIITGMFGGRFDHLY, from the coding sequence ATGTCTTACAAAATATTTTTACCCCAGCTGGCTGTAACTTTACATAAGGATAGGGAAATAACCACAAAAATTTTACTCATTACAGGTGGTCGAACCCCTGATACCGCATGGCTTAAAAGAACTGCTAATCAAAGGATTATCTATTGTGCCGATCACGGTCTTGATATATGCATTGATGCAGGGTTGATCCCTGATTATATATTAGGTGATGGTGACAGTGTCGATAGTTTAAATTGGCAATGGGCAGAATCTATAGGCATTCCTGTAGATAAATATCCCTCTGCCAAAAATTTACTGATACATACACAGTTGGCACTTGAGCAAATAAATCAAAAATATCCACAGTCAGATATTATCATCACCGGAATGTTTGGCGGTCGATTTGATCATTTATATTAG